In Lysinibacillus sp. FSL M8-0337, the following proteins share a genomic window:
- a CDS encoding methyl-accepting chemotaxis protein yields the protein MDAIMLVIIVFLLCTSLYFAYRYFSLKRQADSQSEVTNGAEELSASQLKEQLHLYEKNINEKGQNLVEHGEYAAEKADIVRAAIDEVGKGLKKQLVATEESSTSIEDITVAIEELSIRSNQISEQSNTTLELTQEGNEKLKDSMVKMEQFDQTINTTFDAINILGEKSHEIGKIVKVITGISEQINLLALNAAIEAARAGEHGKGFAVVADEVRKLAEQSQQSAAEVSNIVKNIQVETDRVVTSMKQGTEEFAQTNTTILEIGTMFERIVETTKIIAENNANSSASTEELSSSSQQIMVAMRDISFISRESVEMFEELVEISDDELSTMDKLVQEAGNLVSLKI from the coding sequence ATGGATGCTATTATGCTAGTGATTATAGTATTTTTATTATGCACGTCCTTGTATTTTGCTTACCGATATTTTTCGCTTAAACGCCAGGCCGATAGTCAGAGTGAAGTGACAAACGGGGCAGAGGAATTATCTGCAAGTCAATTAAAAGAGCAATTACATCTATACGAAAAAAATATAAATGAAAAAGGTCAAAACCTTGTTGAACATGGAGAATATGCAGCGGAAAAGGCTGATATCGTTAGAGCCGCCATTGATGAGGTAGGAAAAGGATTAAAAAAACAATTAGTAGCTACTGAAGAAAGTTCAACTTCGATTGAAGACATTACAGTGGCTATCGAAGAATTATCTATTAGATCAAACCAAATTTCAGAACAATCGAATACGACGTTAGAATTGACGCAAGAAGGTAACGAAAAGCTAAAAGATTCGATGGTGAAAATGGAGCAATTTGATCAAACGATTAATACAACATTTGATGCAATCAACATCCTTGGAGAAAAATCACATGAGATTGGCAAGATTGTCAAAGTAATTACGGGGATTTCGGAGCAAATCAACTTATTAGCATTGAACGCAGCTATTGAAGCAGCTCGTGCAGGTGAACATGGTAAAGGGTTTGCTGTAGTAGCTGATGAAGTTCGTAAATTAGCAGAACAGTCACAACAGTCCGCTGCTGAAGTATCGAATATCGTAAAAAATATTCAAGTAGAGACGGATCGAGTTGTTACATCTATGAAGCAAGGAACAGAAGAGTTTGCACAAACGAATACTACCATTTTAGAAATTGGTACGATGTTCGAAAGAATTGTAGAAACGACAAAAATTATTGCTGAAAATAATGCGAATTCATCTGCAAGTACAGAAGAATTATCTTCAAGCTCTCAACAAATCATGGTGGCAATGAGAGACATTTCTTTCATTTCGCGTGAATCTGTGGAAATGTTTGAAGAGTTAGTTGAAATTAGCGATGACGAATTAAG
- a CDS encoding tRNA-dihydrouridine synthase, translating into MTNNFWRDLPRPFFVLAPMEDVTDVVFRHVVSKAGRPDVFFTEFTNSDSYCHPEGQKSVRGRLLFTEDEQPMVAHIWGDNPEYFRQMSIGMAELGFKGIDINMGCPVPNVASRGKGSGLILRPDVAAELIQAAKAGGLPVSVKTRLGFTEVDEWQEWLTHILKQDIANLSIHLRTRKEMSQVEAHWELIPEIKKLRDQIAPNTLLTINGDIPDRTTGMKLVEQYGVDGVMIGRGIFKNPFAFEKEPKEHSSKEYLDLLRLQLDLQDQYAEELPRSVTALHRFFKIYVKGFRGASELRNQLMNTKTTDEVRELLNQFE; encoded by the coding sequence ATGACGAATAATTTTTGGCGGGATTTACCGCGACCATTTTTTGTACTTGCTCCAATGGAAGATGTGACGGATGTTGTGTTTCGTCATGTCGTAAGTAAAGCAGGTAGACCAGATGTATTTTTTACCGAGTTTACAAATTCGGATAGCTATTGTCATCCAGAGGGTCAGAAAAGTGTGCGAGGACGTTTGCTTTTTACTGAAGATGAACAGCCTATGGTTGCGCATATATGGGGAGATAATCCTGAATATTTCCGACAAATGAGTATAGGCATGGCGGAGCTTGGTTTTAAAGGTATTGATATTAATATGGGCTGTCCTGTTCCGAATGTGGCATCACGAGGCAAGGGAAGCGGTCTTATTTTACGTCCTGATGTTGCGGCGGAACTTATTCAAGCAGCGAAAGCGGGTGGACTACCTGTTAGTGTGAAAACAAGACTTGGTTTCACGGAAGTGGATGAGTGGCAGGAATGGCTTACACATATTTTAAAACAAGATATCGCCAATCTATCAATCCATCTGCGTACGAGAAAAGAAATGAGCCAAGTAGAAGCACACTGGGAGCTAATTCCGGAAATTAAAAAATTGCGAGATCAAATTGCACCAAATACGCTATTAACAATCAATGGAGACATCCCTGACCGTACAACAGGTATGAAGCTAGTTGAACAATATGGTGTGGATGGCGTGATGATTGGACGAGGTATTTTTAAAAATCCATTTGCTTTTGAAAAAGAGCCGAAGGAACACAGTAGTAAAGAATATCTTGATCTTTTAAGATTACAGCTTGATCTTCAAGATCAATATGCCGAGGAGTTACCACGTTCAGTTACTGCGTTGCATCGCTTTTTCAAAATCTATGTTAAAGGATTCCGCGGGGCAAGCGAATTAAGAAATCAGTTGATGAATACAAAGACAACAGATGAAGTACGCGAATTGCTTAATCAATTTGAATAG
- a CDS encoding LTA synthase family protein produces the protein MKSLISKKSDLLNSFLGIYIVAVVMLWMKTYITQTAQFDLGVEGVLQHFLLLLNPLGSAMLFLGIAFLIRGKKRYTLLLVIYTLMSILLYANVVYYRFFSDFITLPTIFQTQNFGDLGGSILSLLKPYDILFFVDVVVMFYLRFSSKVPKETKSFGYKKAMAIIAFALIVSVVNLGLAEASRPQLLTRGFDRNYIVKYLGMYNYTIYDSVETMKASSQRALADSSDITEVINYTKSNYANPNAKYFGAAKGMNVIYLHLESFQNFLIDYKLNGQEVTPFLNSLAKDNHTLYFDNFFHQTGQGKTSDAEFMLENSLFGLPQGSAYITKAQNTYQAAPSILKDYGYTSAVFHGNNGSFWNRNVIYKSFGFDKFYDASYYDTASSDNMAEYGLLDKPFFEQSQSFLNSLPQPFYTKLITVGNHYPYKMNQDLVTIDKANTGDASVDNYFQTARYADEAIEQMFNQLKESGLYDNSMIVLYGDHYGISDNHNAAMEQVIGKEITPYESANLQRVPLFIHVPGMQGGINHTYGGQTDLLPTLLHLLGIDTQNFIQFGSDLLSEEHNEIVPFRNGDFVSPKIYSINEKFYDNKTGLPLDDSQSEAAQAIKKEVDFKLGLSDKVVNGDLLRFYKPTGYTPVDPSKYNYNKDESTEAK, from the coding sequence ATGAAAAGTCTAATAAGTAAAAAAAGTGACTTATTAAACAGCTTTTTAGGGATATATATAGTAGCTGTCGTCATGTTATGGATGAAAACATACATCACGCAAACAGCACAATTTGATTTAGGTGTAGAAGGAGTACTTCAACATTTCCTATTACTCTTAAATCCACTAGGTTCAGCAATGCTATTTTTAGGGATTGCTTTTTTAATTAGAGGAAAGAAAAGATATACATTACTGCTTGTTATTTACACGCTTATGTCAATTCTTTTATACGCCAATGTAGTGTATTACAGATTTTTTAGTGATTTTATTACGTTACCGACCATTTTCCAAACGCAAAACTTTGGCGATTTAGGTGGTAGTATTCTTTCATTATTAAAACCTTATGATATTTTGTTCTTTGTGGATGTCGTTGTCATGTTTTATCTACGATTCTCAAGCAAAGTTCCAAAAGAAACAAAATCATTTGGTTATAAAAAAGCAATGGCGATTATTGCTTTTGCATTAATCGTATCCGTTGTCAATTTAGGATTAGCTGAGGCTAGTCGTCCTCAACTATTAACGCGAGGTTTTGATAGAAACTATATTGTGAAATATTTAGGTATGTATAACTATACGATTTATGACTCAGTAGAAACGATGAAAGCTTCCTCACAAAGAGCATTGGCTGATAGTAGTGATATTACCGAAGTAATTAACTATACAAAATCGAACTATGCTAATCCGAATGCAAAATATTTTGGTGCAGCAAAAGGAATGAACGTAATTTATTTACACTTAGAATCATTCCAAAACTTCCTAATTGACTATAAATTAAACGGTCAAGAAGTTACACCATTTTTAAATTCATTAGCAAAAGATAATCATACATTGTATTTCGATAATTTCTTCCATCAAACAGGTCAAGGTAAAACGTCTGATGCAGAATTTATGTTAGAAAACTCTTTATTCGGATTACCACAAGGTTCTGCCTATATTACAAAAGCACAAAATACGTATCAAGCAGCACCTAGTATTTTAAAAGATTATGGTTATACATCGGCTGTTTTCCACGGTAACAACGGAAGCTTCTGGAACCGAAATGTTATTTATAAATCATTTGGATTCGATAAGTTTTATGATGCAAGTTATTATGACACAGCTTCTTCAGATAATATGGCTGAATATGGTTTATTAGATAAACCGTTCTTTGAACAATCGCAAAGTTTTTTAAATTCCTTACCACAACCGTTCTATACAAAATTAATTACGGTAGGGAACCATTATCCGTATAAAATGAATCAGGACTTAGTCACAATTGATAAAGCGAATACGGGCGATGCAAGTGTAGATAACTATTTCCAAACAGCACGCTATGCCGACGAAGCAATTGAACAAATGTTTAATCAACTAAAAGAATCAGGTTTATATGATAATTCAATGATTGTTCTTTATGGTGACCATTATGGTATTTCAGACAATCATAATGCAGCAATGGAACAAGTTATTGGGAAAGAAATTACACCATATGAAAGTGCTAATTTACAACGTGTCCCATTATTTATTCATGTTCCAGGTATGCAAGGTGGTATCAACCATACGTATGGTGGTCAAACAGACTTGCTTCCAACGCTTTTACATTTACTAGGAATTGATACACAAAACTTTATTCAATTCGGCTCAGACTTATTATCAGAAGAGCATAATGAAATTGTGCCATTTAGAAATGGCGATTTTGTGAGTCCTAAGATTTATTCAATTAATGAAAAATTTTATGATAATAAAACAGGATTACCACTAGATGATAGCCAATCAGAGGCAGCTCAAGCTATTAAAAAAGAAGTAGATTTTAAATTAGGCTTATCTGACAAAGTAGTGAATGGTGATTTACTGCGATTTTATAAACCAACAGGTTACACGCCAGTAGATCCTTCAAAGTACAATTACAACAAAGATGAGAGTACAGAAGCTAAATAA
- a CDS encoding bile acid:sodium symporter family protein — MKILEAISTIAGKYFALWVICIAVIAFIVPDPFLLFGGYITILLGIVMFGMGLTLKAVDFKLILTNPVPVIIGVCAQYLIMPLTAFSIAYIMNLPAELAAGLVLLGSVPGGTASNVMVYLAKGNVPLSITMTSFSTLLAPIATPFILLLLAGKWMPVDPMAMFTSIIQVIILPIILGIVIRKFAPQIVEKSINVIPLISVVAIIIIVSAVVAGNVDSIASAGFIIFTAVMLHNAFGLLLGYLTALLLGLDESNRRAISIEVGMQNSGLGVALATAHFGPLAALPSVLGAVWHNISGPILATYWSKKTENIKHQLSEKIQESNVETQV, encoded by the coding sequence ATGAAAATATTAGAAGCGATTAGTACGATAGCTGGAAAATACTTTGCGCTATGGGTCATCTGCATAGCTGTTATTGCTTTTATCGTTCCCGACCCATTTTTACTATTTGGGGGCTATATTACAATATTGCTCGGCATCGTTATGTTTGGTATGGGACTAACGTTGAAAGCGGTTGATTTCAAATTAATTTTAACGAATCCAGTGCCCGTTATTATTGGTGTTTGTGCTCAATATCTTATTATGCCGCTGACTGCTTTTTCCATTGCCTATATCATGAACTTACCCGCAGAATTAGCGGCAGGGCTTGTTCTTCTCGGTTCAGTTCCAGGGGGGACTGCTTCGAACGTTATGGTGTATTTAGCGAAGGGCAATGTACCGTTATCCATTACGATGACTTCTTTTTCAACGTTATTAGCACCAATTGCCACACCATTCATACTACTATTACTTGCAGGTAAATGGATGCCGGTCGATCCAATGGCAATGTTTACTTCTATTATTCAAGTGATTATTTTGCCGATTATTTTAGGCATCGTCATACGAAAATTTGCTCCACAGATTGTGGAAAAGAGCATTAATGTCATTCCTCTTATCTCAGTAGTAGCTATTATCATTATTGTCTCTGCAGTTGTTGCTGGCAATGTTGATAGCATTGCATCGGCAGGGTTTATTATTTTTACGGCAGTAATGCTTCATAATGCATTTGGACTGCTGCTTGGCTATTTAACAGCGCTACTATTAGGACTTGATGAAAGTAATCGGAGAGCGATTTCCATTGAAGTGGGGATGCAAAACTCTGGTCTTGGGGTAGCATTAGCCACTGCCCATTTTGGTCCGTTAGCTGCCTTGCCGAGTGTTCTTGGTGCTGTGTGGCATAATATTTCTGGTCCAATTCTTGCCACGTATTGGTCGAAAAAAACGGAAAACATTAAACATCAGCTTAGTGAAAAAATACAAGAAAGCAACGTCGAAACACAAGTATAA